A section of the Maylandia zebra isolate NMK-2024a linkage group LG8, Mzebra_GT3a, whole genome shotgun sequence genome encodes:
- the phkg2 gene encoding phosphorylase b kinase gamma catalytic chain, liver/testis isoform produces MTKDIVVGDELPDWVGAKEFYQKYDPKEVIGRGVSSVVRRCVHRHTGQELAVKIIEITAEKMTIQQLEEVKISTLKEIQVLNMVKGHPSIITLIDSYESATFIFLVFDLMRRGELFDYLTEKVTLSEKETRSMMRALLEAVQYLHFLNIVHRDLKPENILLDDYGHIKLSDFGFSVQLQPGEKLRELCGTPGYLAPEILKCSMDEMHPGYGKEVDLWACGVILFTLLAGSPPFWHRKQMLMLRMIMEGRYQFSSPEWDDRSDTVKDLISRLLVVDPANRLTAEQALAHSFFRQYQREDVRLFSPRKTFRVLIVSVLACIRMYSRYRRVRPLTREVLARDPYSIRGVRKLIDGCAFRIYGHWVKKGEQQNRAALFQNTAKIMLLELEEFET; encoded by the exons ATGACCAAAGACATCGTTGTTGGGGACGAACTACCAGACTGGGTGGGGGCCAAGGAGTTTTATCAGAAGTATGATCCTAAAGAGGTGATTGGCAG GGGTGTGAGCAGTGTGGTGCGCAGGTGTGTGCACAGACACACGGGCCAGGAGCTGGCGGTGAAGATTATCGAGATCACAGCTGAGAAGATGACAATCCAGCAGTTGGAGGAGGTGAAAATTTCCACGCTGAAAGAGATCCAAGTGCTCAACATGGTGAAGGGACACCCCTCCATCA TCACCCTCATTGATTCCTATGAGTCTGCTACATTCATATTTTTGGTGTTTGATCT CATGAGACGTGGAGAGCTGTTTGACTACCTCACAGAAAAAGTTACCTTAAGTGAGAAGGAAACCAG GAGCATGATGCGAGCTCTGCTGGAGGCCGTGCAATACCTTCATTTCCTCAACATCGTACACCGGGATCTGAAACCGGAGAACATTCTCCTGGACGATTATGGCCATATCAAACTCTCTGACTTTGGTTTTTCCGTGCAGCTACAACCTGGGGAGAAGCTTCGAG AGCTCTGTGGGACACCTGGTTATTTGGCGCCCGAAATACTAAAGTGTTCCATGGATGAAATGCACCCAGGCTACGGCAAGGAGGTCGATCT CTGGGCCTGTGGAGTCATCCTCTTCACCTTACTAGCTGGCTCGCCTCCATTCTGGCACCGTAAGCAGATGCTGATGCTGAGGATGATAATGGAGGGTCGCTATCAGTTCAGCTCCCCAGAGTGGGACGACCGGTCTGACACTGTGAAGGATCTG ATAtccaggctgctggtggtggacCCAGCTAACCGTCTCACTGCTGAGCAAGCCTTGGCCCATTCCTTCTTCAGGCAGTACCAGCGGGAGGATGTGAGGCTCTTCAGCCCCAGAAAGACGTTTAGG GTTCTGATAGTGAGCGTGCTCGCCTGCATCAGGATGTACAGCCGCTACCGCAGGGTGCGGCCGCTAACCCGAGAGGTGCTGGCGAGGGATCCTTACTCCATCCGCGGCGTGCGCAAGCTCATCGACGGCTGCGCCTTCCGGATCTACGGGCACTGGGTCAAGAAAGGGGAGCAGCAGAACCGAGCAGCCCTCTTTCAGAACACTGCTAAGATCATGCTGCTAGAGCTGGAGGAGTTTGAAACATAA
- the cfap119 gene encoding cilia- and flagella-associated protein 119 isoform X3 encodes MLWTDVSYHDMEEINKMQSIPDLESALCSVLRVDLPEPRKGVLLELYVQTVLFCREHSFNKEQTSTLLSIIKSIHEANVETPLNNSEQCFKYCRELLLCHSVRRPPFSISLFNADEVNRVLTYILNNYMKHYKLYKYIFTTQVNLDLSLRYSGMPDIGSPTVEDSSAPGVENETEAEDGTSSETQQASIAAPAGATSELKALIEQQVREQMMLVSGQLDQRIKEKASQQNSALDYSQNSHKAKK; translated from the exons ATGCTATG GACAGATGTAAGCTACCATGATATGGAAGAGATCAACAAAATGCAATCCATTCCCGATCTGGAGAG TGCTCTGTGCAGTGTGCTTCGAGTTGACCTCCCTGAACCCAGAAAGGGAGTTCTTCTGGAGCTGTACGTTCAGACGGTGCTTTTCTGCAGAGAGCACAGCTTCAACAAAGAACAAACGTCTACTCTCTTGTCCATTATCAAGTCAATTCATGAAGCCAACGTGG AAACTCCACTCAATAACTCGGAGCAGTGTTTCAAGTACTGCAGAGAGCTTCTGTTATGCCACTCAGTCAGG CGGCCTCCGTTCAGCATCAGCCTCTTCAATGCTGATGAGGTTAACCGTGTCTTAACATACATCCTCAACAACTACATGAAACACTACAagctatataaatatatctTTACCACACAG GTGAATCTTGATCTGTCTTTGAGATACTCTGGGATGCCGGATATTGGATCCCCTACCGTGGAGGATTCTTCTGCGCCAG GTGTTGAGAATGAGACAGAGGCGGAAGATGGGACGTCTTCTGAAACACAGCAAGCCTCCATCGCGGCCCCAGCAG GAGCCACATCTGAGCTGAAGGCGCTGATAGAGCAACAAGTCAGAGAGCAGATGATGCTTGTGTCTGGGCAACTAGATCAGCGGATTAAAGAAAAAGCATCTCAGCAAAACAGTGCTTTAGATTACTCACAGAACAGCCACAAAGCCAAAAAataa
- the cfap119 gene encoding cilia- and flagella-associated protein 119 isoform X2: MDGTIKLPHDLKAKVMLWTDVSYHDMEEINKMQSIPDLESALCSVLRVDLPEPRKGVLLELYVQTVLFCREHSFNKEQTSTLLSIIKSIHEANVETPLNNSEQCFKYCRELLLCHSVRRPPFSISLFNADEVNRVLTYILNNYMKHYKLYKYIFTTQVNLDLSLRYSGMPDIGSPTVEDSSAPGVENETEAEDGTSSETQQASIAAPAGATSELKALIEQQVREQMMLVSGQLDQRIKEKASQQNSALDYSQNSHKAKK, encoded by the exons atggATGGGACAATTAAG CTACCACATGACTTGAAAGCTAAAGTGATGCTATG GACAGATGTAAGCTACCATGATATGGAAGAGATCAACAAAATGCAATCCATTCCCGATCTGGAGAG TGCTCTGTGCAGTGTGCTTCGAGTTGACCTCCCTGAACCCAGAAAGGGAGTTCTTCTGGAGCTGTACGTTCAGACGGTGCTTTTCTGCAGAGAGCACAGCTTCAACAAAGAACAAACGTCTACTCTCTTGTCCATTATCAAGTCAATTCATGAAGCCAACGTGG AAACTCCACTCAATAACTCGGAGCAGTGTTTCAAGTACTGCAGAGAGCTTCTGTTATGCCACTCAGTCAGG CGGCCTCCGTTCAGCATCAGCCTCTTCAATGCTGATGAGGTTAACCGTGTCTTAACATACATCCTCAACAACTACATGAAACACTACAagctatataaatatatctTTACCACACAG GTGAATCTTGATCTGTCTTTGAGATACTCTGGGATGCCGGATATTGGATCCCCTACCGTGGAGGATTCTTCTGCGCCAG GTGTTGAGAATGAGACAGAGGCGGAAGATGGGACGTCTTCTGAAACACAGCAAGCCTCCATCGCGGCCCCAGCAG GAGCCACATCTGAGCTGAAGGCGCTGATAGAGCAACAAGTCAGAGAGCAGATGATGCTTGTGTCTGGGCAACTAGATCAGCGGATTAAAGAAAAAGCATCTCAGCAAAACAGTGCTTTAGATTACTCACAGAACAGCCACAAAGCCAAAAAataa
- the cfap119 gene encoding cilia- and flagella-associated protein 119 isoform X4, whose product MEEINKMQSIPDLESALCSVLRVDLPEPRKGVLLELYVQTVLFCREHSFNKEQTSTLLSIIKSIHEANVETPLNNSEQCFKYCRELLLCHSVRRPPFSISLFNADEVNRVLTYILNNYMKHYKLYKYIFTTQVNLDLSLRYSGMPDIGSPTVEDSSAPGVENETEAEDGTSSETQQASIAAPAGATSELKALIEQQVREQMMLVSGQLDQRIKEKASQQNSALDYSQNSHKAKK is encoded by the exons ATGGAAGAGATCAACAAAATGCAATCCATTCCCGATCTGGAGAG TGCTCTGTGCAGTGTGCTTCGAGTTGACCTCCCTGAACCCAGAAAGGGAGTTCTTCTGGAGCTGTACGTTCAGACGGTGCTTTTCTGCAGAGAGCACAGCTTCAACAAAGAACAAACGTCTACTCTCTTGTCCATTATCAAGTCAATTCATGAAGCCAACGTGG AAACTCCACTCAATAACTCGGAGCAGTGTTTCAAGTACTGCAGAGAGCTTCTGTTATGCCACTCAGTCAGG CGGCCTCCGTTCAGCATCAGCCTCTTCAATGCTGATGAGGTTAACCGTGTCTTAACATACATCCTCAACAACTACATGAAACACTACAagctatataaatatatctTTACCACACAG GTGAATCTTGATCTGTCTTTGAGATACTCTGGGATGCCGGATATTGGATCCCCTACCGTGGAGGATTCTTCTGCGCCAG GTGTTGAGAATGAGACAGAGGCGGAAGATGGGACGTCTTCTGAAACACAGCAAGCCTCCATCGCGGCCCCAGCAG GAGCCACATCTGAGCTGAAGGCGCTGATAGAGCAACAAGTCAGAGAGCAGATGATGCTTGTGTCTGGGCAACTAGATCAGCGGATTAAAGAAAAAGCATCTCAGCAAAACAGTGCTTTAGATTACTCACAGAACAGCCACAAAGCCAAAAAataa
- the cfap119 gene encoding cilia- and flagella-associated protein 119 isoform X1: MGLTEDLQMYQLPHDLKAKVMLWTDVSYHDMEEINKMQSIPDLESALCSVLRVDLPEPRKGVLLELYVQTVLFCREHSFNKEQTSTLLSIIKSIHEANVETPLNNSEQCFKYCRELLLCHSVRRPPFSISLFNADEVNRVLTYILNNYMKHYKLYKYIFTTQVNLDLSLRYSGMPDIGSPTVEDSSAPGVENETEAEDGTSSETQQASIAAPAGATSELKALIEQQVREQMMLVSGQLDQRIKEKASQQNSALDYSQNSHKAKK, translated from the exons ATGGGTTTAACCGAGGACTTGCAAATGTACCAA CTACCACATGACTTGAAAGCTAAAGTGATGCTATG GACAGATGTAAGCTACCATGATATGGAAGAGATCAACAAAATGCAATCCATTCCCGATCTGGAGAG TGCTCTGTGCAGTGTGCTTCGAGTTGACCTCCCTGAACCCAGAAAGGGAGTTCTTCTGGAGCTGTACGTTCAGACGGTGCTTTTCTGCAGAGAGCACAGCTTCAACAAAGAACAAACGTCTACTCTCTTGTCCATTATCAAGTCAATTCATGAAGCCAACGTGG AAACTCCACTCAATAACTCGGAGCAGTGTTTCAAGTACTGCAGAGAGCTTCTGTTATGCCACTCAGTCAGG CGGCCTCCGTTCAGCATCAGCCTCTTCAATGCTGATGAGGTTAACCGTGTCTTAACATACATCCTCAACAACTACATGAAACACTACAagctatataaatatatctTTACCACACAG GTGAATCTTGATCTGTCTTTGAGATACTCTGGGATGCCGGATATTGGATCCCCTACCGTGGAGGATTCTTCTGCGCCAG GTGTTGAGAATGAGACAGAGGCGGAAGATGGGACGTCTTCTGAAACACAGCAAGCCTCCATCGCGGCCCCAGCAG GAGCCACATCTGAGCTGAAGGCGCTGATAGAGCAACAAGTCAGAGAGCAGATGATGCTTGTGTCTGGGCAACTAGATCAGCGGATTAAAGAAAAAGCATCTCAGCAAAACAGTGCTTTAGATTACTCACAGAACAGCCACAAAGCCAAAAAataa
- the si:dkey-220f10.4 gene encoding uncharacterized protein si:dkey-220f10.4, with product MEEPDIRQQKLDNQRTLLMKKQQKKRADSQMVLTNRDTREKNRKHKAVHSDETPLLISQSLSSTSLSDQVEHAHDNPLDVITLGEGDTTANVELDEMPAEKPVVPKKMNLEIDREPEVKYEGANEAQAEGKKTKKKDVKKDKAKQVEETEEKKKEKDTEKKEKKTKKKSKDSVDAPKTNKTTKQERKKKNLQEALTSEAVSAEVSPEKTKQDQSEAEQEEEEEEEDGLQRNASQTPKRKKDLDTSRCQISDESKDEEVQEKEKKEKKSHKAEKTTRSLASLNSNYRESSSTASESNERPTSPISVEDLEKFALRPAPRDVTIQCRVTRDRRGMEKGIYPTYYLHMEKEDGKRVFLMAGRKRKKCKTSNYLISTDPTNLSRDTNSYIGKLRSNVLGTKFTVYDGGENPEKKPFIKECESVRQELAAICYETNVLGFKGPRKMTVLIPGMLENDERVVIRPKNDLETLLTRHANGNTDKLVTLVNKSPSWNEQTQSYVLNFHGRVTQASVKNFQIIHPDNEDYIVMQFGRIAEDVFSMDYSFPMCALQAFAITLSSFDGKLACE from the exons ATGGAGGAGCCCGACATACGACAACAGAAGCTGGACAACCAG CGAACCCTTTTGATGaagaagcagcagaagaagagagCTGATTCTCAAATGGTGTTGACCAACCGGGACACTCGAGAGAAGAATCGAAAGCACAAAGCTGTCCACTCTGATGAGACGCCTCTGTTGATCAGCCAATCACTGAGTAGCACTTCTCTTAGTG ATCAAGTTGAGCATGCCCATGATAACCCACTGGATGTGATTACACTTGGTGAAGGTGACACAACAGCAAATGTGGAGTTAGATGAGATGCCTGCAGAGAAGCCAGTCGTTCCCAAGAAAATGAACTTGGAGATTGACAGAGAGCCTGAGGTGAAATACGAAGGGGCCAACGAAGCCCAAGCGGAagggaaaaagacaaagaagaaagaTGTGAAAAAGGACAAAGCCAAAC AGGTGGaagagacagaagaaaagaagaaagaaaaagacacggagaagaaggagaaaaaaacaaagaagaagagcaaAGACTCTGTCGACGCACCGAAGACAAATAAGACAACCAAACAAGAGCGcaaaa AGAAGAACCTACAGGAGGCTTTAACGTCTGAAGCAGTGTCAGCAGAGGTAAGCCCAGAGAAGACTAAACAAGATCAAAGTGAAGctgaacaagaagaagaagaagaagaagaagatgggcTTCAGAGGAATGCTTCTCAAAcacctaaaaggaaaaaagacctGGACACAT CCAGATGCCAAATAAGTGACGAGAGCAAAGACGAGGAGGtccaagagaaagagaaaaaagagaaaaagtcacacaaagcagagaaaactaCACGAAGTCTAGCGTCCCTGAACTCCAACTACAGGGAGAGTTCATCTACAGCCAGTGAATCTAATGAAAGA ccAACTTCTCCAATATCAGTGGAAGATCTTGAGAAGTTTGCCTTACGTCCTGCTCCTAGAGATGTGACGATCCAGTGCAGGGTCACGAGGGACAGGAGAGGCATGGAGAAGGGCATTTACCCAACTTACTACCTCCACATGGAGAAAGAGGATGGAAAGAGG GTGTTTCTAATGGCGGGCCGAAAGAGAAAGAAGTGCAAAACATCCAACTATCTCATCTCTACTGACCCCACAAATCTATCCAGAGATACAAACTCCTACATAGGAAAACTAAG GTCAAATGTGCTAGGTACAAAGTTCACAGTCTATGATGGAGGTGAAAACCCGGAGAAAAAACCTTTCATAAAAGAGTGTGAATCAGTGAGGCAAGAGCTAGCAGCAATTTGCTAC GAGACAAATGTGCTGGGTTTCAAGGGTCCAAGGAAGATGACGGTGCTCATCCCTGGCATGCTGGagaatgatgaaagagtggTCATCCGGCCCAAAAAT gacctggagactctgttgacCCGCCATGCAAATGGCAACACGGACAAACTGGTCACCTTGGTGAACAAATCCCCGAGCTGGAACGAACAGACTCAGTCGTACGTGCTCAACTTTCACGGACGTGTCACCCAGGCCTCTGTCAAAAACTTCCAGATCATCCACCCTGACAATG AGGACTACATCGTGATGCAGTTTGGCCGCATAGCTGAGGACGTCTTCTCGATGGACTACAGTTTCCCTATGTGTGCCCTGCAAGCTTTTGCCATCACCCTCTCATCCTTTGATGGCAAGCTGGCCTGCGAGTGA